A genome region from Bradyrhizobium sp. WSM1417 includes the following:
- a CDS encoding flagellin: protein MGSSLLTNSSAMTALQTLRNVSSQLATTQNRISTGMRVSTASDNAAYWSIATSMRSDNAALSAVSDSLGLSAATVDTEYTALTSVIGDKDSGLTKLQALLVEAKTAGIDRTKIQADITQIQQDMKLKANSATFNGINWLSTTATTPATFNLVSSYSRVGGTPTIGSITVTTANYSLYTSAQGGILDTAGSTSPSIDTMSISALTDSAADQTTLDGYIAQVTAGINSVASAAANLGAVKNRLATNTEFVKTLMDSVDRGVGQLVDADMNAESTRLQALQTQQQLGVQALSIANQNSQSILSLFR from the coding sequence ATGGGTTCTAGCCTTCTCACCAACTCGTCTGCAATGACCGCGCTGCAGACCCTTCGCAACGTGAGCTCGCAGCTCGCGACGACGCAGAACCGGATCTCGACCGGTATGCGCGTCTCGACCGCCTCGGACAACGCTGCCTATTGGTCGATCGCGACGTCGATGCGCTCCGACAATGCCGCGCTCTCCGCGGTGTCCGACTCGCTCGGTTTGTCGGCTGCGACGGTCGACACCGAATATACCGCTCTGACCTCGGTTATCGGCGACAAGGACTCCGGCCTGACCAAGCTCCAGGCGCTGCTGGTCGAAGCCAAGACCGCTGGTATCGATCGCACCAAGATCCAGGCTGACATCACCCAGATCCAGCAGGATATGAAGCTCAAGGCCAACTCGGCAACCTTCAACGGCATCAACTGGCTGAGCACGACCGCCACCACGCCGGCGACCTTCAACCTGGTGTCGTCGTACTCGCGTGTCGGCGGCACCCCCACCATCGGTTCCATCACCGTGACCACCGCCAACTACTCGCTCTACACCTCGGCGCAGGGCGGCATTCTGGACACGGCCGGTTCGACCTCTCCGTCGATCGACACGATGAGCATCTCCGCACTGACCGACTCGGCAGCTGACCAGACCACGCTCGACGGCTACATCGCGCAAGTCACCGCTGGCATCAACTCGGTGGCCTCGGCCGCCGCCAATCTCGGTGCCGTCAAGAACCGCCTCGCGACCAACACTGAGTTCGTCAAGACCCTGATGGACTCCGTGGACCGCGGTGTCGGCCAGCTCGTCGACGCCGACATGAACGCGGAATCGACCCGCCTTCAGGCGCTCCAGACCCAGCAGCAACTCGGCGTTCAGGCGCTCTCGATCGCCAACCAGAACAGCCAGAGCATTCTGTCGCTGTTCCGCTAA
- the fliF gene encoding flagellar basal-body MS-ring/collar protein FliF, which yields MLFSRAQIQQLLNNLLELGPRRLMALGLIGFAVLVTVVGGAYYLSRPEFETLYTGLSREDVTRMGAALREQNITFDVNTAGDAVSVRPSQTMQARMLLAEKGLPTSANSGYELFDKIGSLGLTSFMQEVTKLRALEGEIARTVQLMKGVKAARVHIVMPVRGSFRATQQPPSASVVLRTDGAIEARTAQSIRHLVAAAIPGMSRDKVTVLDADGSMLLAEEDEATAAPTKMASLQKTVGGMVQENIRKALTPYLGLDNFEVSVASQLSTDKRQTNETVYDPESRAERSVRNVRENEKSQNADRSQPTTVQQNLPDQQVNAGGTKNSSEDKTRREDVTNFEVSSKTTTTVSDGYSVKKLFIAVLVNRGRLIADLGDKSNQAIVDSKLAEISQLAATAGGLDKARGDQIQVTAVDFIEGSRELAPVPPISFVEMINKQLGSVINAVTILAVASMLVWFGLRPAVNGILTHRAAQEQTEAAEAAQLESAAGALALADSEEAELNLVEDLEGKMQRTPQKRLEQIVRLDQMQAAAILKDWMRREEAA from the coding sequence ATGCTGTTCAGTCGTGCGCAGATACAGCAACTGCTCAACAATCTGCTGGAGCTTGGGCCGCGACGCCTGATGGCCTTGGGATTGATCGGTTTCGCCGTTCTCGTCACCGTCGTGGGCGGCGCCTACTATCTGAGCCGGCCTGAATTCGAAACGCTCTATACCGGCCTTTCCCGCGAAGACGTGACGCGCATGGGTGCCGCACTGCGCGAGCAAAACATCACCTTCGACGTCAATACCGCCGGCGACGCGGTCTCGGTCCGTCCGAGCCAGACCATGCAAGCGCGGATGCTGCTCGCTGAGAAGGGACTGCCGACCAGCGCCAATTCCGGCTACGAGCTGTTCGACAAGATCGGTTCGCTCGGTTTGACCTCGTTCATGCAGGAGGTCACCAAGCTCCGGGCGCTGGAAGGCGAGATCGCGCGCACGGTGCAGTTGATGAAGGGCGTGAAGGCAGCGCGGGTGCATATCGTGATGCCGGTACGGGGGTCGTTCCGCGCGACGCAGCAGCCGCCTTCGGCATCGGTCGTGCTGCGCACCGACGGCGCGATTGAGGCACGCACGGCGCAGTCGATCCGCCATCTCGTCGCGGCGGCGATCCCGGGCATGAGCCGCGACAAGGTCACGGTGCTGGACGCCGACGGTTCGATGCTGCTTGCCGAAGAGGACGAGGCAACTGCTGCTCCGACCAAGATGGCGAGCCTGCAGAAGACGGTCGGCGGAATGGTGCAGGAGAACATCCGCAAGGCGTTGACGCCGTATCTGGGCCTCGACAATTTCGAAGTGAGCGTTGCATCGCAGCTCTCCACCGACAAGCGGCAGACCAACGAGACCGTCTACGATCCGGAGAGCCGCGCCGAGCGTTCGGTGCGGAACGTCCGCGAGAACGAGAAGTCACAGAACGCGGACCGGTCGCAGCCGACCACGGTGCAGCAGAATCTTCCCGACCAGCAGGTGAACGCCGGCGGCACCAAGAATTCCAGCGAGGACAAGACCCGCCGCGAGGACGTCACCAATTTCGAGGTCTCATCCAAGACCACGACGACGGTGAGCGACGGCTATTCGGTGAAGAAGCTGTTCATTGCCGTGCTGGTCAACCGTGGGCGGCTCATTGCCGACCTGGGCGACAAGAGCAACCAGGCCATCGTCGACAGCAAGCTCGCCGAGATCAGCCAACTCGCAGCCACCGCCGGCGGCCTGGACAAGGCGCGCGGCGACCAGATCCAGGTGACGGCCGTCGATTTCATCGAAGGCTCGCGCGAACTGGCGCCGGTGCCGCCGATCAGCTTCGTCGAGATGATCAACAAGCAGCTCGGCAGCGTCATCAACGCCGTCACGATCCTGGCCGTAGCTTCGATGCTGGTGTGGTTCGGACTTCGTCCTGCGGTCAACGGCATTTTGACCCATCGCGCGGCACAGGAGCAGACCGAGGCGGCAGAAGCCGCCCAGCTCGAGTCGGCCGCGGGTGCCCTCGCATTGGCGGACAGCGAAGAGGCCGAGCTCAACCTGGTCGAAGACCTCGAAGGCAAGATGCAACGAACGCCGCAGAAGCGGCTGGAGCAGATCGTCCGTCTCGATCAGATGCAGGCGGCAGCGATCCTTAAAGACTGGATGCGACGCGAGGAGGCGGCATGA